The following are encoded together in the Humulus lupulus chromosome 5, drHumLupu1.1, whole genome shotgun sequence genome:
- the LOC133778513 gene encoding putative disease resistance protein RGA3, which produces MAETVISVIVQLLDSLPLEAIINEVNVLKSVQRRVENSTRNLRSIRAVLHDAENKRWSSGSESVKVWLETLEDDSQEMADVLDRWNTLILRSQIETGEVRERNSTTVSCFVHSSCFCFRKANQLISHREIVHQIEEIEIKATSAATQIGPLGLIVSTGVTRDLKFVGRLETTSFVDEIEIHGRDLDKKALLEMLMPDGPHGQGGPLEVISVVGMGGLGKTTLAQLAFNNEVVQNHFPKRIWVSVSEPFDLLSIASAIIENLLKDYELPIREGDESSQTECNVPPKFQTLQAAFDWISSRLGKGRFLLVLDDVWNEEHSKWEPLEIALKKLERVGSRVLVTTRKESVARVMGASTSHIIKLKELSQNECQLIFERRAFKDRENEEIEELRDLGFHIVSKCKGLPLAAKTLGALMHFKRTRQEWEDVLQSHLWELNVREVEQYLFGPLLLSYLDLSSLEKRCLLHCSIYPKDHLIDKRQLIEMWMSEGHLNSEEEGVSVFQNLTMRSFFQDFQEENNVYDDGNVVCKMHDILHDFVQYLTKRECEILEALNINLDDQRRRLRLGDQRIRHLTITMESEAQFPNMKLSSDNKKFLHTFLILRQGDISVSIDSSTFLSLRYLRSLNLSKCGLKRLPENIGDLIHLRYLEATNNPLEKLPNTICNLCNLQTLRLESGCPSLLELPEGIGKLVNLRSLYLWGCSYSFKGLPKGFSGLTSLRTLDWFQVPEDKTKCLTLRELTRKMNCSKLKINQLTLHLNRLVDKEDAAADNKVDLTAWEHINELIIYPRIEGHLLDDAMEFFEPHPKLKVLKIRDSISHVFSPRWIMSLLLLREIEFYGCHGLRTLPAAVGKLPSLESLHFWGLSVTRVGPELLGIMDEQVSSSVNCTLYPKLKHLKITSADIWEEWETEVSCSVSIMPCLQSLHFLYCQKLRVLPRFLRKVPLQFIYMHASYGLDGICRTRDENEWPKISHAQNILVHDVHVQMDGRYVYDEI; this is translated from the coding sequence ATGGCCGAAACTGTGATTTCTGTGATCGTACAGCTTCTGGATTCTCTTCCTCTTGAAGCGATAATAAATGAAGTGAATGTGCTAAAAAGTGTTCAAAGAAGAGTGGAAAATTCAACGAGAAATCTGAGGTCAATTCGAGCTGTACTCCATGACGCCGAGAACAAAAGATGGAGTAGCGGCAGTGAGAGTGTGAAAGTTTGGCTGGAGACACTTGAAGATGACTCTCAAGAGATGGCTGACGTTCTCGATAGATGGAACACTCTCATTCTCAGATCCCAAATCGAGACAGGCGAAGTTCGAGAGCGGAACTCTACGACGGTTAGTTGCTTCGTGCATTCTTCTTGCTTTTGTTTTCGTAAAGCTAATCAGCTCATTTCACACCGTGAGATTGTTCACCAAATTGAAGAAATCGAAATCAAAGCAACTAGTGCTGCTACTCAAATAGGTCCCTTAGGCCTGATAGTGAGCACAGGAGTCACTCGTGACTTAAAATTTGTGGGCAGATTAGAAACTACTTCATTTGTTGATGAAATAGAAATTCATGGTCGAGATTTGGATAAGAAGGCCTTgttagaaatgttaatgcccgaTGGCCCTCATGGCCAGGGTGGACCGTTAGAGGTCATCTCTGTTGTGGGGATGGGAGGGCTTGGCAAGACTACTCTTGCACAACTGGCATTTAATAATGAAGTCGTTCAAAATCACTTTCCTAAAAGAATTTGGGTAAGTGTCTCTGAGCCTTTTGACCTACTCAGCATTGCATCAGCAATTATTGAGAACCTTCTTAAAGATTATGAGCTTCCAATCCGAGAGGGAGATGAGTCGAGTCAAACAGAATGTAATGTGCCCCCTAAATTTCAAACATTACAAGCAGCCTTTGATTGGATCTCGAGTCGTCTAGGTAAAGGGCGATTTCTTCTTGTGCTAGATGATGTGTGGAACGAAGAGCATAGCAAGTGGGAACCATTAGAGATAGCTTTGAAGAAATTAGAACGAGTAGGAAGTAGAGTGTTGGTTACCACACGAAAGGAGAGTGTAGCACGTGTGATGGGAGCCAGCACTTCTCATATCATCAAGTTAAAAGAGTTGAGCCAGAACGAATGTCAATTAATATTTGAACGGCGTGCATTCAAGGatagagaaaatgaagaaatcgAAGAATTAAGAGATTTAGGTTTCCACATTGTGAGCAAGTGCAAAGGGTTGCCTCTAGCAGCAAAGACTTTGGGTGCTCTCATGCATTTTAAGAGAACTAGACAAGAATGGGAGGATGTTTTACAGAGTCACTTGTGGGAGTTGAATGTTCGTGAAGTTGAGCAATATCTTTTTGGTCCATTGCTATTAAGTTATCTTGATTTATCTTCTTTGGAAAAACGTTGTTTATTACATTGTTCCATTTATCCAAAAGATCATTTGATCGACAAGAGACAACTAATTGAAATGTGGATGTCAGAAGGTCATCTAAATTCAGAAGAAGAAGGGGTGAGTGTTTTTCAGAATTTAACAATGCGATCTTTCTTTCAAGATTTTCAAGAGGAAAATAACGTATATGATGATGGTAATGTAGTTTGTAAGATGCATGACATATTACATGACTTCGTTCAATATTTGACAAAAAGAGAATGTGAGATCCTAGAAGCTTTAAATATTAATTTGGATGATCAGAGGAGGAGGTTAAGACTCGGTGATCAAAGGATCCGACATTTGACCATAACAATGGAATCTGAAGCTCAGTTTCCTAATATGAAATTGAGTAGTGACAATAAAAAGTTTTTGCACACCTTTCTTATTTTAAGGCAGGGAGATATCAGTGTTTCTATTGATAGCTCCACGTTCTTAAGTTTAAGATATCTTCGGAGTTTAAATTTGTCAAAATGTGGGCTCAAGAGATTGCCAGAGAATATTGGAGATTTAATACATTTGAGATATCTTGAGGCCACAAACAATCCTTTGGAGAAATTGCCTAACACAATTTGTAACTTATGCAACTTGCAAACTTTGAGATTGGAGTCCGGTTGTCCATCACTACTAGAGCTACCGGAAGGAATTGGAAAGCTAGTCAACTTGAGGTCTCTGTATCTTTGGGGCTGCAGTTACAGTTTCAAGGGACTGCCAAAAGGGTTTTCTGGGCTAACTTCATTGAGAACTCTAGATTGGTTTCAAGTTCCCGAAGACAAAACAAAATGCTTAACTCTAAGAGAGTTGACTAGGAAGATGAATTGCAGTAAGCTCAAAATTAACCAACTCACTCTGCATTTGAACAGGCTTGTAGATAAAGAAGATGCGGCTGCGGATAACAAGGTTGATCTAACCGCATGGGAACACATCAATGAACTCATCATATACCCAAGGATAGAAGGTCATTTGCTCGATGATGCAATGGAATTCTTCGAACCTCATCCAAAGTTGaaagttttaaaaataagagattctATAAGCCATGTATTCTCTCCAAGATGGATAATGTCCTTATTGCTTTTGCGTGAGATTGAATTCTATGGTTGCCATGGCTTAAGGACATTACCTGCAGCTGTAGGGAAACTACCATCTCTAGAGTCACTCCATTTCTGGGGTTTGAGTGTCACAAGAGTCGGCCCTGAATTACTGGGAATAATGGATGAACAAGTCTCATCATCAGTCAACTGTACTCTGTACCCCAAGCTAAAACATCTCAAAATTACAAGCGCAGACATCTGGGAAGAATGGGAGACAGAAGTATCTTGCAGTGTATCCATCATGCCATGTCTCCAATCCTTACATTTTCTGTATTGCCAAAAGCTTCGAGTACTACCTCGCTTCCTTCGAAAGGTGCCGTTGCAGTTTATATACATGCATGCTTCATATGGTCTCGACGGCATCTGCAGAACAAGGGACGAGAATGAATGGCCCAAGATTTCTCACGCCCAAAACATCCTCGTCCACGACGTACATGTGCAAATGGACGGTCGTTACGTCTACGATGAAATTTGA